One region of Oncorhynchus mykiss isolate Arlee chromosome 8, USDA_OmykA_1.1, whole genome shotgun sequence genomic DNA includes:
- the zte38 gene encoding zebrafish testis-expressed 38 isoform X1 has protein sequence MAAGKMCSRPKKQETAEWTSLFQNELKTEEKSLVFVKRMMALAVSSITYLRGIFPEDAYRSRYLEDLCIKVLREDCTTPGVCKIVKWLMGCFDALERGYLQVVFIGVCTNPDNPNCIIESYQFKFTYTDKGPQMDILRNQNVEMQITMEDTKKASVLLIRKLFLLMQNLDVLPNDVCLTMKLYYFDDITPADYEPPGFKEGVNDNLWFEGMAVHFRVGEVHTPFHALKVRVAAEQGRVEKLQEGNYLKESQVSTATQSTLPGLAPTGAQDPDNERYKEDDFPSEDESAQFKKPKKPVAKSKGDANKLATKKGRKEQ, from the exons ATGGCAGCTGGAAAGATGTGTAGTAGGCCAAAAaaacaggagacagcagag TGGACCAGCTTATTTCAAAACGAACTGAAAACTGAAGAAAagtccctggtctttgtgaagCGAATGATGGCCCTCGCCGTTTCTTCCATCACATATCTCAGAGGAATATTCCCTGAGGACGCCTACAGATCTCGATATCTAGAAG ATTTATGCATCAAAGTTTTACGAGAAGACTGCACAACACCTGGTGTCTGCAAAATTGTAAAGTG GCTGATGGGGTGCTTCGACGCATTAGAGAGAGGATAT CTTCAGGTTGTGTTTATTGGG GTCTGCACCAATCCAGATAATCCCAAC TGCATCATCGAGTCATACCAGTTCAAGTTCACATACACAGACAAAGGACCACAGATGGACATTCTGAG AAACCAGAATGTGGAGATGCAGATCACGATGGAGGATACCAAGAAGGCCTCTGTCCTCTTGATCAGGAAGCTGTTTCTCCTCATGCAGAACTTGGACGTGCTCCCCAATGATGTCTGCCTCACCATGAAGCTCTACTACTTTGACGACA tCACCCCTGCTGACTATGAGCCTCCAGGTTTCAAGGAGGGGGTGAACGACAACCTGTGGTTCGAGGGCATGGCAGTGCACTTCAGAGTGGGTGAGGTGCACACCCCTTTCCACGCCCTGAAGGTGAGGGTGGCGGCGGAGCAGGGCCGTGTGGAGAAGCTGCAAGAGGGGAACTACCTGAAGGAGAGTCAGGTCTCCACGGCTACGCAGAGCACTCTGCCAGGGCTGGCGCCAACCGGTGCACAG GATCCTGACAATGAGAGATACAAAGAAGATGACTTTCCCTCTGAAGATG AGTCTGCACAGTTCAAGAAACCCAAGAAACCTGTGGCAAAG AGTAAAGGTGATGCCAATAAACTGGCAACGAAAAAAGGAAGAAAAGAGCAATAA
- the prdx1 gene encoding peroxiredoxin, with protein MAAGKARIGHLAPGFTAKAVMPDGQFKDISMSDYRGKYVVFFFYPLDFTFVCPTEIIAFSDAAEEFRKIGCEVIGASVDSHFCHLAWTNTPRKHGGLGAMKIPLVADTLRSISTDYGVLKEDEGIAYRGLFIIDDKGVLRQITINDLPVGRSVDETLRLVQAFQFTDKHGEVCPAGWKPGSDTIKPDVQKSKDFFSKQQ; from the exons ATGGCTGCAGGTAAAGCACGCATCGGGCATCTGGCCCCTGGCTTCACGGCCAAAGCAGTGATGCCAGACGGCCAGTTCAAAGACATCAGCATGTCTGATTACAGAG gGAAGTATGTGGTGTTCTTCTTCTACCCGCTGGACTTCACCTTTGTGTGCCCCACTGAGATCATCGCCTTCAGTGACGCTGCCGAGGAGTTTAGGAAGATCGGTTGTGAGGTCATTGGTGCCTCTGTCGATTCCCACTTCTGCCATCTTGCTTG GACCAACACACCTCGTAAGCACGGTGGTCTGGGTGCCATGAAGATTCCTCTGGTAGCCGACACACTGCGTTCCATCTCCACGGACTATGGGGTGTTGAAGGAGGATGAGGGCATCGCCTACAG GGGCCTCTTCATCATTGACGACAAGGGCGTCTTGAGGCAGATCACCATCAACGATCTGCCGGTGGGACGCTCCGTTGACGAGACCCTGCGTCTGGTGCAGGCCTTTCAGTTCACTGACAAACACGGAGAAG TCTGTCCTGCCGGCTGGAAACCAGGAAGTGACACCATCAAGCCCGACGTGCAGAAGAGCAAAGACTTCTTCTCCAAGCAGCAGTAA
- the zte38 gene encoding zebrafish testis-expressed 38 isoform X2 yields the protein MAAGKMCSRPKKQETAEWTSLFQNELKTEEKSLVFVKRMMALAVSSITYLRGIFPEDAYRSRYLEDLCIKVLREDCTTPGVCKIVKWLMGCFDALERGYCIIESYQFKFTYTDKGPQMDILRNQNVEMQITMEDTKKASVLLIRKLFLLMQNLDVLPNDVCLTMKLYYFDDITPADYEPPGFKEGVNDNLWFEGMAVHFRVGEVHTPFHALKVRVAAEQGRVEKLQEGNYLKESQVSTATQSTLPGLAPTGAQDPDNERYKEDDFPSEDESAQFKKPKKPVAKSKGDANKLATKKGRKEQ from the exons ATGGCAGCTGGAAAGATGTGTAGTAGGCCAAAAaaacaggagacagcagag TGGACCAGCTTATTTCAAAACGAACTGAAAACTGAAGAAAagtccctggtctttgtgaagCGAATGATGGCCCTCGCCGTTTCTTCCATCACATATCTCAGAGGAATATTCCCTGAGGACGCCTACAGATCTCGATATCTAGAAG ATTTATGCATCAAAGTTTTACGAGAAGACTGCACAACACCTGGTGTCTGCAAAATTGTAAAGTG GCTGATGGGGTGCTTCGACGCATTAGAGAGAGGATAT TGCATCATCGAGTCATACCAGTTCAAGTTCACATACACAGACAAAGGACCACAGATGGACATTCTGAG AAACCAGAATGTGGAGATGCAGATCACGATGGAGGATACCAAGAAGGCCTCTGTCCTCTTGATCAGGAAGCTGTTTCTCCTCATGCAGAACTTGGACGTGCTCCCCAATGATGTCTGCCTCACCATGAAGCTCTACTACTTTGACGACA tCACCCCTGCTGACTATGAGCCTCCAGGTTTCAAGGAGGGGGTGAACGACAACCTGTGGTTCGAGGGCATGGCAGTGCACTTCAGAGTGGGTGAGGTGCACACCCCTTTCCACGCCCTGAAGGTGAGGGTGGCGGCGGAGCAGGGCCGTGTGGAGAAGCTGCAAGAGGGGAACTACCTGAAGGAGAGTCAGGTCTCCACGGCTACGCAGAGCACTCTGCCAGGGCTGGCGCCAACCGGTGCACAG GATCCTGACAATGAGAGATACAAAGAAGATGACTTTCCCTCTGAAGATG AGTCTGCACAGTTCAAGAAACCCAAGAAACCTGTGGCAAAG AGTAAAGGTGATGCCAATAAACTGGCAACGAAAAAAGGAAGAAAAGAGCAATAA